A region from the Acyrthosiphon pisum isolate AL4f chromosome A1, pea_aphid_22Mar2018_4r6ur, whole genome shotgun sequence genome encodes:
- the LOC100571769 gene encoding cytochrome P450 302a1, mitochondrial-like translates to MFDESRALLPDNHTPVTDRVLERAVYAKAVVKEMFRMNPISVGVGRILPEECVFSGYRVPAGTVVVTQNQVSCRLEEYFRRPNEFVPERWIKGSAEYEPVSPYLVLPFGHGPRTCIARRLSEQFLQVVLIKIVRNFEMTWTGPKLDSESLLINKPDGPISIIFKTRD, encoded by the exons ATGTTCGATGAGTCGCGTGCCCTGCTACCAGACAACCACACACCAGTCACCGATAGGGTGTTGGAGCGGGCCGTGTACGCGAAAGCGGTCGTCAAGGAGATGTTCCGTATGAATCCGATATCGGTGGGCGTCGGCCGGATACTGCCCGAGGAATGCGTGTTTTCCGGGTACAGAGTCCCGGCAGGA ACGGTCGTCGTCACGCAAAACCAGGTGAGCTGCCGCCTGGAAGAATACTTCCGGCGACCCAACGAATTTGTGCCAGAGAGATGGATAAAGGGAAGCGCCGAATACGAACCGGTCAGTCCGTATTTGGTTTTACCTTTCGGTCACGGACCTAGGACGTGCATAGCGAGACGTTTGTCTGAACAATTCCTACAGGTCGTACTGATAAAA ATCGTCAGAAACTTTGAGATGACATGGACGGGACCAAAGCTGGACAGTGAATCATTATTGATAAACAAACCGGACGGACcgatatctataatattcaaGACCAGAGactga